The following proteins come from a genomic window of Streptomyces liliiviolaceus:
- a CDS encoding dihydroxyacetone kinase subunit DhaK, with protein MTRLFLPDTAPVEAAVRGLALAHPDLLHLHQDPLYVTARDRDPRRRVGLLSGGGSGHEPLHTGFVGRGMLDASVPGRVFASPHNRQVYEASRAVAGEDGVLHIVKNYTGDRINFGIAAERLRADGIRVRRVLVDDDLATEDETTATGRRGTGATVIVEKLLGGAGDTGLGLDELADLGTEIAAASRSVAVASRAHTSPAQGGRAFELGDDELEYGVGIHGERAARTVARPPLEELVDRMARQVLDGLPRRPDDVLLLVGGLGATTLLELYAVHDRVRHFLDAQSVRVAGQLVGTFVPALDMSGFSLTLTTPGERWLDWWHAPARTPAFPVTQPLAGTEPTR; from the coding sequence GTGACCCGCCTCTTCCTCCCCGACACCGCACCCGTGGAGGCCGCGGTGCGCGGTCTCGCCCTGGCCCACCCCGACCTGCTCCACCTCCACCAGGACCCGCTCTACGTCACCGCCCGCGACCGCGACCCCCGGCGCCGCGTTGGACTCCTCTCCGGCGGCGGCTCCGGGCACGAACCCCTGCACACCGGGTTCGTCGGCCGCGGCATGCTCGACGCCTCCGTCCCCGGCCGGGTCTTCGCCTCACCGCACAACCGCCAGGTCTACGAGGCCTCACGGGCCGTCGCGGGCGAGGACGGCGTCCTGCACATCGTGAAGAACTACACGGGGGACCGCATCAACTTCGGTATCGCCGCCGAGCGCCTGCGCGCCGACGGCATCCGGGTGCGCCGCGTCCTGGTCGACGACGACCTCGCCACCGAGGACGAGACGACCGCGACCGGCCGGCGCGGTACGGGAGCCACCGTCATCGTCGAGAAACTCCTCGGCGGGGCCGGCGACACCGGACTCGGCCTCGACGAACTCGCCGACCTCGGAACCGAGATCGCCGCGGCCTCGCGCAGCGTTGCCGTCGCCTCCCGCGCCCACACCTCACCCGCCCAGGGCGGCCGCGCCTTCGAACTCGGCGACGACGAGCTGGAGTACGGGGTGGGCATCCACGGCGAGCGCGCCGCGCGGACCGTCGCCCGTCCACCGCTGGAGGAACTCGTCGACCGCATGGCACGGCAGGTGCTCGACGGCCTGCCCCGGCGCCCCGACGACGTCCTCCTCCTCGTGGGCGGCCTCGGCGCGACCACCCTGCTGGAGCTGTACGCCGTCCACGACCGGGTCCGCCACTTCCTGGACGCCCAGAGTGTGCGCGTCGCCGGACAACTCGTCGGCACGTTCGTCCCCGCCCTCGACATGAGCGGCTTCTCCCTCACCCTCACCACGCCCGGAGAACGCTGGCTCGACTGGTGGCACGCGCCCGCCCGGACCCCGGCCTTCCCCGTCACACAGCCCCTCGCCGGTACGGAGCCCACACGATGA